The proteins below come from a single Candidatus Kirkpatrickella diaphorinae genomic window:
- a CDS encoding MlaE family ABC transporter permease, with protein sequence MTEVKLFLLQRLATIGRVTRRILRATLIMLSAAWGVVIEALSVGNWRRTVRLEFWSTLVQATGGGLISTLVTGALVGFALVAQTIYWLGIAGMADAANALIITILVREVAPVLVSIILLGRSGMLSLAQLGQLTLGREMRVLRGMGIDPFLMFVMPRVLAITVSAFTLGVVFSVMSLVSGYAVCRFESVISVPLWTFLYEVTGAMQPIDYLAIPLKFLVSGFSLSLSTCLTALDVRHDDDFSTLLPKGFMSGMLAILVVNVALGITFG encoded by the coding sequence ATGACGGAAGTCAAACTTTTCCTGCTGCAACGCCTCGCGACAATCGGTCGCGTGACGCGGCGCATTTTGCGGGCGACGCTGATCATGCTCAGCGCCGCCTGGGGTGTCGTCATTGAAGCCCTTTCCGTCGGTAATTGGCGGCGCACCGTGCGGCTCGAATTCTGGTCCACTTTGGTGCAGGCAACTGGTGGGGGTCTTATCAGCACGCTCGTGACGGGTGCTCTGGTCGGGTTCGCGCTTGTGGCGCAGACGATTTACTGGCTGGGCATTGCCGGGATGGCGGACGCGGCCAATGCGCTTATCATCACCATCCTCGTGCGTGAGGTTGCGCCCGTGCTGGTCTCCATTATTCTCCTGGGACGCAGCGGCATGCTTTCCCTTGCGCAACTGGGCCAATTGACGCTGGGGCGGGAGATGCGCGTGCTGCGCGGTATGGGGATTGATCCGTTTCTGATGTTCGTCATGCCGCGCGTGCTCGCCATCACGGTCAGTGCTTTCACGCTGGGCGTTGTGTTCAGCGTGATGTCGCTTGTCTCAGGCTATGCGGTGTGCCGGTTCGAGTCCGTGATATCCGTGCCTTTATGGACGTTTCTCTATGAAGTGACCGGGGCAATGCAGCCAATCGATTATCTGGCCATCCCGCTGAAATTCCTCGTCAGTGGTTTCAGTCTCAGCCTCAGCACCTGCCTGACCGCGCTTGATGTGCGGCATGATGATGATTTCTCAACCCTTTTGCCGAAAGGCTTTATGAGTGGGATGCTTGCCATCCTTGTCGTCAATGTTGCGCTCGGGATTACCTTCGGATGA
- a CDS encoding ATP-binding cassette domain-containing protein has protein sequence MSATSRALLELRQARPALTRSHDLTGRYDLSLNAGDCAVISCMNDLLSAAFVDLLIGLRPLASGQAFCLGLEWHRLSAKRADALRGRIGRYTNQGAWVGLFTMDTNILLQQMHHTTMPIAQLAQEAEYLCHIFDLPGLPTLRPDLMLARDRRKAGLVRAFLARPPLVILENPLDEDTGLDADIVLQKVTEARLQGTGFLCLTQNPALWSRYRGRGVKFYQLYENGLEPIAGGE, from the coding sequence ATGAGCGCGACATCACGCGCCTTGCTGGAATTGCGCCAGGCGCGCCCCGCACTTACGCGGAGTCATGACCTGACGGGACGTTATGACCTCAGCCTCAATGCGGGTGACTGTGCCGTCATCTCCTGCATGAATGACCTCCTCTCCGCGGCCTTCGTGGATCTGCTGATCGGATTGCGGCCTCTCGCTTCAGGGCAGGCCTTCTGCCTGGGGCTGGAGTGGCATCGCCTCTCAGCCAAACGTGCGGATGCGTTACGCGGGCGTATCGGGCGTTACACCAATCAGGGGGCCTGGGTCGGGCTTTTCACGATGGATACGAACATTCTCTTGCAGCAAATGCACCACACCACCATGCCCATTGCACAACTCGCGCAGGAGGCTGAATATTTATGCCATATTTTCGACCTGCCGGGACTGCCGACTTTGAGGCCCGACCTCATGCTCGCGCGGGATCGTCGCAAAGCGGGCCTTGTGCGTGCTTTTCTGGCGCGCCCGCCTTTGGTGATCCTTGAAAATCCATTGGATGAGGATACAGGTCTGGACGCGGATATCGTGCTTCAGAAGGTGACGGAGGCACGTCTTCAGGGCACGGGCTTTCTGTGCCTCACGCAGAACCCGGCGCTCTGGTCGCGCTATCGTGGCCGCGGCGTCAAATTCTATCAGCTTTACGAGAACGGTCTGGAACCGATCGCGGGGGGGGAATAA
- a CDS encoding MlaD family protein, with product MSGDPTMNLRYANEWVGGLVLVAIGVFIFAVIQAGVLREWLTPSGRLHFQLPQSGIAGLAVGNDVELMGTRIGTIREVKINDHGNMYAIATIDPQFEPFIRDDSKAVIKRRFVVAGASYIELTRGQGTPLDWTFAAVRAEAEQNPGDLIIKTVNDVRAQLVPTIQSAEKMVTDLAAVTTALKDGQGLAGGLIMDHKLLARADRMTRDLQQTIAQLRPLGKQVDAIMKQTNGAVSNVHQITDGLKRSTPQIRSTITNVDQASVALPALLTQAQMTADSLRKLSDQLRQSWILGGGAASPQNDLPVGEISP from the coding sequence GTGAGTGGCGATCCCACAATGAATTTACGTTACGCCAATGAATGGGTCGGCGGGCTTGTGCTTGTCGCGATTGGTGTCTTCATTTTTGCGGTGATACAGGCCGGCGTGTTGCGGGAGTGGCTGACACCCTCGGGACGCCTGCATTTTCAGCTTCCTCAAAGCGGTATTGCGGGCCTCGCTGTTGGCAATGATGTTGAACTCATGGGCACGCGGATCGGGACCATCCGGGAAGTGAAAATCAATGATCATGGCAATATGTATGCGATCGCCACGATTGACCCGCAATTTGAGCCTTTCATCCGTGATGACAGTAAAGCCGTCATTAAAAGGCGCTTCGTCGTGGCCGGGGCGAGTTATATTGAACTGACACGCGGGCAGGGCACGCCGCTGGACTGGACCTTTGCCGCAGTGCGGGCGGAGGCGGAGCAAAATCCGGGCGACCTCATTATCAAAACCGTCAATGATGTCCGGGCGCAGCTTGTCCCGACAATCCAAAGTGCCGAGAAAATGGTGACAGACCTTGCCGCCGTGACGACGGCCCTTAAAGACGGCCAGGGGCTTGCTGGCGGGCTGATCATGGATCACAAACTTCTCGCACGTGCTGACAGGATGACGCGGGACCTGCAACAAACGATTGCCCAGCTTCGACCGCTCGGGAAGCAGGTTGACGCGATCATGAAGCAGACAAACGGGGCGGTCAGCAACGTCCATCAGATTACGGACGGGCTCAAGCGCTCGACGCCGCAAATCCGGTCCACCATCACCAATGTTGACCAGGCAAGTGTTGCGCTTCCGGCCCTGTTGACCCAGGCGCAGATGACGGCGGATAGTCTGCGCAAATTATCGGATCAGCTTCGGCAGTCCTGGATTCTGGGCGGCGGTGCGGCATCCCCTCAGAATGACCTGCCGGTCGGGGAGATTTCACCATGA
- a CDS encoding PepSY-associated TM helix domain-containing protein, with protein sequence MFSDTLRQRMGWLHAWVGFIAGLLLVVIFSCGALTSFDTEITRWMQPELARDPSPNISEAGMNTAIDEVAQMQARGFIPLIILPSIRDPFLRVVHYDGTSFIGPVIDPSSGALRTRRVTYGGTFFYVFHHGLFLPKPWGSIPTEIAALMLLVTLGAGVIIQLKRLLPNFLLFRRQGPWVRSWTDAHILVGVLLIPFMAMMAYTGASIHAMRLFPSMPHNKVHEAKKPAMPPQAPLEAPEISRLLHQAEGVFGKGKVGFITFTQKDIRYFRNDMASTVITRDAFIAPLPTGDVRLERHQADIANVKGWLAGLHYARWARYPFRFLYFTGGLAGSWMMSAGLVIFLMKRRSANGHRSSFRLGEAATLAVTTALPLAMLAYLASSRVLPGGMVKSCHVETSIFFSVWIIAIAAASLDVFRGRSMTAWRRQLIAIALAGLAIPVLDFSTREIAWHEASRIYLTVDFIAAILGLLALGGARRLKS encoded by the coding sequence ATGTTCAGTGACACGCTGCGCCAACGCATGGGTTGGCTGCACGCATGGGTCGGCTTTATTGCGGGACTTCTCCTGGTTGTGATTTTTTCCTGTGGTGCGCTCACCAGTTTCGACACGGAAATCACGCGCTGGATGCAGCCTGAACTCGCGCGCGATCCTTCTCCCAACATAAGTGAAGCCGGGATGAACACGGCGATCGATGAAGTTGCGCAGATGCAGGCGCGTGGCTTCATCCCGCTTATCATCCTTCCCTCCATCCGTGACCCGTTTTTGCGTGTCGTGCATTATGATGGCACGAGCTTCATCGGCCCGGTCATTGACCCGTCCTCCGGCGCACTGCGCACGCGCCGCGTCACTTATGGCGGCACGTTTTTCTATGTGTTTCACCATGGCTTGTTCCTCCCGAAACCCTGGGGCAGCATCCCGACAGAGATCGCGGCGCTGATGCTCCTCGTCACGCTGGGGGCGGGCGTGATCATCCAGCTAAAGCGGCTTCTGCCTAATTTTTTGCTTTTCCGGCGTCAGGGGCCTTGGGTGCGCTCCTGGACGGACGCGCACATCTTGGTTGGCGTGCTGCTCATCCCGTTTATGGCGATGATGGCTTACACGGGCGCGTCAATCCACGCGATGCGACTTTTCCCGTCCATGCCGCACAATAAAGTGCATGAAGCGAAAAAACCCGCCATGCCACCGCAAGCACCGTTGGAGGCGCCCGAAATTTCCCGGTTGCTCCATCAGGCGGAAGGGGTTTTTGGCAAGGGGAAGGTTGGCTTCATCACCTTCACGCAGAAGGACATCCGATATTTTCGCAACGATATGGCCAGCACGGTCATCACCCGCGACGCCTTCATCGCGCCCCTCCCCACAGGCGACGTCCGGCTTGAGCGACATCAAGCGGATATTGCCAATGTCAAAGGCTGGCTTGCCGGACTCCATTACGCGCGTTGGGCCCGATATCCGTTTCGCTTCCTCTATTTTACCGGAGGGCTCGCCGGAAGTTGGATGATGTCCGCGGGACTTGTCATTTTTCTTATGAAAAGACGCAGCGCAAACGGGCATCGGTCCAGCTTCAGATTGGGAGAAGCGGCGACACTGGCCGTGACGACAGCGTTGCCGCTCGCCATGCTCGCTTATCTTGCGTCAAGCCGTGTGCTTCCGGGAGGAATGGTGAAGAGTTGTCACGTCGAGACAAGCATCTTCTTTTCAGTCTGGATCATCGCCATTGCCGCCGCTTCGCTGGATGTTTTCAGGGGACGCTCCATGACAGCCTGGCGTCGTCAGCTTATCGCCATCGCCTTGGCCGGTCTGGCCATCCCAGTGCTTGATTTTTCAACGCGCGAGATAGCCTGGCATGAGGCGTCCCGCATCTATCTCACGGTTGATTTCATCGCCGCCATATTGGGCCTCCTTGCGCTTGGCGGTGCCCGGCGTCTGAAATCATGA
- a CDS encoding TonB-dependent receptor translates to MATSHTRQFSRSFTRVGLTVLGASIGFTAQAAPTTPVDAGTHQSSASNVTSVNASDRENLVVRAKRENQMEVTQSGDLGVLGHMSGLDAPFNVRSYTSSIMLNQQAQTLGEVLENDPSVRMTLGYGNFSQMFIIRGLAVAGDDVGIDGLYGIAPRQLLLPQLYEQVQVLNGTNAFVNGAAPGGTSIGGSVNLKLKQAAKDPITRLTGNYGSRGQGGGALDVSRRFGRNDQFGFRLNAAGMGGNDAIEGERRRAVAIGGAFDWHDVSNHTRLITDIAYQNQGVYHGRPGVLLSSTLTSVPRPPASSANYGLPWTYTNLNYLFGLMRLEHDFTPHLMGYASFGGQSGWEKGDYAQPTVTNVQTGAATYGGMYVPAVTTNESLQAGFRGRFDTGPLRHEVNLGGSSVWTNMATAYSMALTKGDTNLYGPYGNQAHLPYSFSGGNVDNPQLNNATRLWSLFFSDTVKAFHDRVALTAGFRYQNIRQISYNYGASPADRYAQGAFTPVVGLTVHPTRHTAIYFNRSEGLAPGPTAGGNVVNLGEIFPPYRTVQYEVGAKYIQRNFAASLALFQMSIPSSYVEPLGDTGRSIYTVNGMQHNRGIELNINGTIVKGLRFNGGATVLDATQVRTANDAQNGLKSLGVPGYMISGNIEYDVPKLKGLTLVARVEQTGHQWANANNTQRVPAWTRADLAARYVFLAGKKPLTLRFGVDNIANNSYWTSAYGGYLYQGLPRVYKFSFTTDL, encoded by the coding sequence TTGGCGACCTCTCATACCCGCCAATTCTCTCGTTCTTTTACGCGGGTTGGCCTTACCGTTCTCGGCGCCTCAATAGGTTTCACCGCGCAGGCAGCACCGACGACGCCTGTCGATGCAGGGACGCATCAATCTTCAGCCAGCAATGTGACATCCGTAAATGCGTCGGATCGGGAAAATCTCGTCGTCCGCGCCAAACGTGAGAATCAGATGGAAGTCACGCAGAGTGGCGATCTCGGCGTGTTGGGGCATATGAGCGGACTCGATGCGCCTTTCAATGTGCGCAGTTATACCTCCAGCATCATGCTCAATCAGCAGGCCCAGACGCTGGGGGAGGTGCTTGAAAATGACCCTTCCGTGCGGATGACGCTCGGCTACGGTAATTTCTCCCAGATGTTCATTATTCGCGGCCTGGCTGTCGCCGGAGATGATGTCGGGATTGACGGGCTCTACGGCATTGCGCCCCGCCAGCTCCTCCTGCCGCAATTATATGAGCAGGTGCAGGTGCTTAACGGCACCAATGCATTTGTAAATGGTGCGGCCCCAGGTGGGACCTCAATCGGTGGCAGCGTCAATCTTAAACTGAAGCAGGCGGCGAAGGACCCGATCACGCGCCTCACGGGCAATTACGGCTCTCGCGGTCAGGGGGGTGGCGCGCTCGATGTCAGTCGGCGATTCGGGCGAAATGATCAGTTCGGTTTCCGGCTGAATGCGGCAGGGATGGGGGGCAATGACGCCATTGAGGGTGAAAGGCGTCGTGCTGTCGCCATTGGCGGTGCCTTTGACTGGCATGATGTTTCCAACCATACGCGGCTGATCACCGATATCGCTTACCAGAATCAGGGCGTCTATCATGGTCGCCCGGGTGTGCTGCTGTCATCCACCCTGACATCCGTCCCCCGCCCGCCAGCTTCCTCCGCCAATTACGGATTGCCCTGGACTTACACCAACCTCAATTACCTTTTCGGCCTGATGAGGCTTGAGCATGATTTCACCCCGCATTTGATGGGTTACGCGTCATTTGGGGGGCAGAGCGGGTGGGAAAAGGGCGATTACGCCCAGCCAACCGTCACAAATGTGCAGACAGGGGCGGCCACTTATGGCGGCATGTACGTCCCCGCCGTCACCACCAATGAAAGCCTTCAGGCGGGTTTCCGCGGGAGGTTCGATACCGGGCCGCTGCGGCACGAAGTCAATCTCGGTGGCTCTTCCGTATGGACAAATATGGCGACTGCTTATTCCATGGCGCTGACGAAAGGAGACACAAATCTCTACGGCCCTTACGGAAATCAGGCACATCTGCCGTACAGCTTTTCAGGGGGTAACGTCGATAATCCGCAGCTCAATAATGCGACGCGCCTCTGGAGTCTCTTCTTCTCCGATACGGTCAAGGCTTTTCATGACCGTGTCGCTTTAACCGCCGGGTTCCGCTACCAGAATATCCGGCAGATTTCCTATAATTACGGCGCCAGCCCGGCGGATCGTTACGCGCAGGGCGCCTTTACGCCGGTTGTCGGCCTGACCGTACACCCCACGCGCCACACGGCAATCTACTTCAACCGGTCAGAGGGCCTGGCACCTGGCCCGACAGCGGGCGGCAATGTCGTGAACCTTGGGGAAATCTTCCCGCCTTACCGCACCGTGCAATATGAAGTGGGTGCGAAATATATCCAGCGCAATTTCGCGGCGTCGCTCGCACTTTTCCAGATGAGCATCCCCAGCTCCTATGTCGAGCCGTTGGGCGATACGGGGCGGTCCATTTATACCGTCAATGGCATGCAGCATAATCGCGGCATTGAGCTCAATATCAACGGCACAATCGTCAAGGGACTGCGCTTTAATGGCGGCGCCACCGTCCTTGATGCAACGCAGGTCCGCACGGCGAATGACGCGCAGAATGGTCTCAAATCGCTGGGCGTGCCGGGCTACATGATCAGCGGCAATATTGAATATGATGTACCCAAACTGAAGGGACTGACCCTCGTCGCCCGTGTCGAACAGACGGGACATCAATGGGCCAATGCCAATAACACACAGCGTGTTCCGGCCTGGACGCGTGCTGATCTTGCGGCGCGCTATGTCTTCCTCGCCGGTAAGAAACCGCTGACATTGCGCTTCGGTGTCGATAACATTGCCAATAACAGTTATTGGACGTCCGCCTATGGCGGCTACCTTTATCAGGGCTTGCCGCGCGTCTATAAATTCTCATTCACGACGGATTTGTAA
- the bioB gene encoding biotin synthase BioB → MNTALHAQPVTRSTDTTRKSEIRHDWTRDEVAALLALPFPELMYTAQSLHRTYFDPNEVQISTLLSIKTGGCPEDCAYCPQSARHAERQQAERLMSIEKVLDEAKRAKDAGAGRFCMGAAWRSPKDHDLETVCEMIRGVKSLGLESCVTLGMLTAAQSAALKEAGLDYYNHNLDTSEEFYSQIISTRTYQDRLDTLENVREAGIHVCCGGIVGMGEDENDRAGLIMTLANLPQHPESVPINLLIRVAGTPLENAAPIDPITFARVVATARITMPASHVRLAAGRELLSDEAHALVFMAGANSIFCGDKLLTTPNPSEHRDRRLLAQLGMRPATKTH, encoded by the coding sequence ATGAATACGGCCTTACACGCGCAACCCGTCACCCGATCCACGGATACGACCCGAAAATCCGAGATAAGGCACGATTGGACGCGTGACGAGGTCGCGGCCCTGCTGGCGCTGCCCTTCCCGGAGCTGATGTACACGGCGCAAAGCCTGCATCGCACCTATTTTGACCCGAATGAAGTCCAGATCTCGACGCTTCTTTCCATTAAAACAGGGGGATGCCCCGAGGACTGCGCCTATTGCCCCCAAAGCGCCCGACATGCTGAGCGTCAGCAGGCAGAGCGCTTGATGAGCATTGAGAAAGTGCTTGATGAGGCGAAGCGCGCGAAAGATGCGGGGGCCGGACGCTTCTGCATGGGCGCCGCGTGGCGGTCCCCCAAGGACCATGACCTCGAAACCGTGTGTGAGATGATCCGCGGCGTCAAATCACTGGGGCTGGAAAGCTGCGTCACGCTCGGCATGTTGACAGCCGCGCAGAGTGCGGCCCTCAAGGAAGCAGGGCTCGATTATTATAACCATAATCTCGACACGTCAGAGGAATTTTACAGCCAGATCATCTCCACCCGCACCTATCAGGACCGTCTTGATACGCTCGAAAATGTGCGTGAGGCGGGCATTCATGTCTGTTGTGGCGGGATTGTCGGGATGGGTGAGGATGAGAACGACCGCGCCGGGCTGATTATGACCCTCGCCAACCTGCCCCAGCACCCGGAGAGCGTGCCGATCAACCTCCTCATCCGTGTCGCTGGCACACCGCTTGAGAATGCGGCGCCGATTGACCCCATCACTTTTGCGCGTGTGGTCGCAACAGCCCGGATCACCATGCCCGCAAGCCATGTCCGCCTGGCGGCAGGGCGTGAACTTTTGAGTGACGAGGCCCATGCACTTGTCTTCATGGCGGGCGCGAACTCGATTTTCTGTGGTGATAAACTTCTGACGACACCAAACCCGAGCGAGCATCGTGATCGTCGCCTTTTGGCGCAACTCGGTATGCGCCCCGCGACAAAAACCCATTAG
- a CDS encoding ferritin-like domain-containing protein — MKHWRIEQLDWDAFDVSKVDPEIIPIVKAASVVERNSLDYAAYLNNVFIGDPDFAKAADAWAVEEVQHGDALGKWAMLADPTWDYKLAFQRYRQTYKIDKDVDASIRGSRTGELIARCMVETGTSSFYTALADSTDEPVLKAVCKQIAADEFRHFKLFYDHMHRYLGREKLGVIRRAQIALGRVLESEDDELASAFYTTNVPEGTPYDYGRCIADYMARAMPRYRPNHIQRVVSMIFKTIGIKPHSAIQTGTAKLMYRIIQFKSRRYQKQLAG, encoded by the coding sequence ATGAAACACTGGCGCATTGAGCAACTGGATTGGGATGCTTTCGACGTATCGAAGGTCGATCCTGAAATTATTCCTATCGTCAAAGCAGCTTCTGTCGTTGAGCGCAATAGTCTGGATTACGCGGCCTACCTTAATAATGTCTTTATTGGCGACCCGGATTTTGCCAAAGCCGCAGATGCGTGGGCGGTTGAAGAAGTGCAGCATGGCGACGCCTTGGGCAAATGGGCCATGCTCGCGGATCCGACATGGGATTATAAATTGGCATTTCAGCGTTACCGACAGACTTATAAAATTGACAAGGATGTCGATGCTTCCATCCGAGGCTCCCGCACAGGGGAACTGATCGCGCGCTGCATGGTGGAGACGGGAACATCCTCGTTTTACACAGCCCTGGCGGATAGCACGGATGAGCCTGTTCTCAAGGCGGTCTGTAAGCAGATCGCTGCTGATGAATTCCGCCATTTCAAGCTATTTTATGACCACATGCACCGTTATCTCGGGCGGGAAAAGCTGGGGGTGATCCGTCGGGCGCAGATCGCCTTGGGGCGTGTGCTTGAAAGCGAGGATGATGAGCTTGCTTCCGCATTCTACACGACAAATGTGCCCGAGGGCACACCTTATGATTACGGGCGCTGCATCGCGGATTACATGGCGCGCGCCATGCCACGTTACCGCCCGAACCATATTCAGCGCGTTGTCAGCATGATCTTCAAGACAATCGGGATCAAGCCGCATTCCGCCATCCAGACAGGCACGGCGAAGCTGATGTACCGGATCATTCAATTTAAATCCCGGCGATATCAGAAACAACTGGCAGGCTGA
- a CDS encoding Dabb family protein — protein sequence MLQSRHLVRRGVLSLTLGGLLSLSACSGAWRHDPYELPIARYSNGPIADAAPPASVEVARQLMEQVGASQYTSPGWQPGRVRQVVLLTFRADVSAAQKQAFALRLARLTQDSRRPDGRHPIDLIEMGWEGAPHLPPAGRHFLYILQFRSEGDRHFVMGPPIVTDPHFYDPAYAAFSAFMSGLIVDRTEYGYHPAIVPGIVARSKRAS from the coding sequence ATGCTTCAATCCCGCCATCTCGTCAGGCGCGGCGTGCTGAGTCTGACGCTGGGCGGTCTGCTCTCCCTTTCAGCATGTAGCGGCGCCTGGCGACATGACCCTTATGAACTGCCCATCGCCCGCTACAGTAACGGGCCAATTGCAGACGCCGCGCCCCCTGCATCGGTGGAAGTGGCGCGACAGCTCATGGAACAGGTGGGTGCTTCGCAATATACGTCACCAGGTTGGCAGCCGGGACGGGTGAGGCAGGTCGTTCTTCTGACCTTCCGGGCTGATGTGTCGGCGGCGCAGAAACAGGCTTTTGCCCTGCGTCTCGCGCGCCTGACGCAGGATTCCCGCCGCCCGGATGGACGCCACCCGATCGACCTGATCGAAATGGGGTGGGAGGGCGCGCCGCACCTCCCTCCTGCAGGGAGGCACTTCCTGTATATTCTGCAATTCCGATCGGAAGGGGACCGTCACTTCGTCATGGGCCCGCCCATCGTGACAGATCCGCATTTTTATGACCCGGCTTACGCGGCTTTTTCCGCTTTCATGTCCGGGCTGATTGTCGACCGCACGGAGTATGGATATCATCCTGCCATCGTTCCGGGAATCGTTGCGCGATCAAAACGCGCATCCTGA
- a CDS encoding M13 family metallopeptidase produces MTKKSVLKKSLLAASATWLVVAGAQLGRAETKPYPAGWGFDTAGMNRSVKPGDDFFSFANGTYIKNIRIPDDRSSFGAFDVLAETARERVKTLLMEAGRNAPDSPITTSEKLGVYYATFLDESKANQLGNAPLKPYLTDIRNAHDVKSAVALFGKASHQFFYSPFEISIMAGFDDPTKYVIALGQGRLGMPDRDYYLKPEFAAKKKAYRAYVEKMLGLINWPNAALEATRIVTFETELAKAEWPLQALRDPLRLNNPMSLAQLQAKVPEIDWSLLLTEAGIKPEDFKSEKLVVLEPAAIRNMAAHIAGLDNATRQAWMAFHLADDAAPYLSHNFVQASFDFNAHELEGQPKLSARWKQSVTATSAAMGWAIGQQYVKRYFPPSAKASITSLVGEVKEVFAERLRHNPWMSPETREKAGRKLNNFRIEVGYPTKWRDYTSLEVKKGDIFGNATRAMAFKWQHDLSHVGKDVDRTEWEMTPQTVNAYNEPTQVEIVFPAAILQPPFFDPNGDTAVNYGAIGGVIGHEMTHSFDDEGRQFDEKGRVHQWWTPEDIKRFNALADRFGAQYEKFEVFPGLHLNSKLTMGENIADLGGLTLALNAYHASLKGKPAPVVHGLTGDQRVFLGWAQVWREKLRDDVVRKRVTTDPHSPPKARVNLPAHNLNDWYDAFDVKPKDKLYIPPEQRVVIW; encoded by the coding sequence TTGACCAAAAAATCTGTTCTGAAAAAGAGTCTTCTTGCCGCGAGTGCGACCTGGCTGGTCGTGGCCGGGGCGCAGCTCGGTCGTGCCGAAACAAAGCCTTATCCGGCAGGGTGGGGTTTTGATACAGCAGGCATGAACCGATCGGTCAAACCGGGGGATGATTTCTTCAGTTTCGCGAACGGCACCTACATCAAAAATATTCGCATCCCGGATGATCGCTCGAGCTTCGGCGCGTTTGACGTTCTGGCGGAGACAGCACGTGAGCGCGTTAAAACCCTGCTGATGGAAGCAGGCAGGAACGCGCCGGACTCTCCGATCACGACAAGTGAGAAACTGGGCGTTTATTATGCGACCTTCCTCGATGAGTCGAAAGCCAACCAGCTCGGCAATGCGCCGCTTAAACCTTATCTGACCGACATTCGTAACGCGCATGATGTCAAATCGGCCGTTGCTCTCTTCGGCAAGGCGTCTCACCAGTTTTTTTACAGTCCGTTTGAAATCTCCATTATGGCGGGTTTTGATGACCCGACAAAATATGTCATCGCGCTCGGACAAGGGCGCCTTGGCATGCCGGACCGGGATTATTATCTGAAGCCGGAATTCGCGGCCAAGAAAAAAGCCTACCGCGCCTATGTCGAGAAAATGCTGGGGCTGATCAACTGGCCCAATGCCGCGCTGGAAGCGACACGCATCGTCACATTTGAGACGGAGCTCGCCAAAGCGGAATGGCCCCTTCAGGCCCTGCGCGACCCTCTACGTCTGAATAACCCGATGAGTCTGGCGCAGCTACAGGCGAAAGTGCCGGAAATCGACTGGTCGCTTCTCCTGACCGAGGCCGGTATCAAGCCGGAGGATTTCAAGTCCGAGAAACTTGTTGTGCTTGAGCCTGCCGCGATCCGAAACATGGCGGCACATATTGCCGGGCTGGATAATGCGACCCGTCAGGCATGGATGGCGTTTCATCTTGCGGATGATGCGGCCCCTTATCTCAGCCATAATTTTGTGCAGGCTTCCTTCGACTTCAACGCGCATGAGCTTGAGGGCCAGCCGAAACTGAGCGCGCGATGGAAGCAATCCGTCACCGCCACGTCCGCCGCCATGGGTTGGGCCATCGGGCAGCAATATGTGAAACGTTACTTCCCGCCGAGCGCCAAGGCCAGCATCACCAGCCTTGTCGGGGAGGTGAAAGAGGTTTTTGCTGAGAGATTGCGGCATAATCCATGGATGTCGCCTGAAACGCGTGAGAAAGCGGGGCGTAAGCTCAATAATTTCCGCATCGAGGTGGGATATCCTACCAAATGGCGCGATTACACATCGCTTGAGGTCAAAAAGGGCGATATTTTCGGCAATGCGACGCGTGCTATGGCCTTTAAATGGCAGCATGATCTGTCTCACGTGGGTAAGGATGTGGACCGGACTGAATGGGAAATGACGCCCCAGACCGTCAACGCCTATAACGAGCCGACACAGGTTGAAATTGTCTTTCCTGCAGCCATCCTGCAGCCTCCCTTCTTTGACCCGAATGGCGACACAGCCGTTAATTACGGTGCGATTGGCGGGGTCATCGGTCATGAAATGACGCATTCATTCGATGATGAAGGACGTCAGTTTGATGAAAAAGGCCGCGTGCATCAGTGGTGGACGCCGGAGGACATCAAGCGCTTTAACGCACTGGCGGATCGCTTCGGCGCGCAATATGAGAAGTTCGAGGTCTTCCCCGGGCTTCATCTCAACAGCAAACTGACAATGGGCGAAAACATCGCGGACCTCGGTGGGCTCACCCTCGCGCTCAACGCCTATCACGCATCGCTCAAGGGCAAGCCGGCACCGGTTGTGCATGGTCTGACCGGTGACCAGCGTGTTTTCCTCGGTTGGGCGCAGGTCTGGCGGGAAAAATTGCGGGATGATGTCGTCAGAAAACGTGTGACCACAGATCCACACTCTCCGCCAAAAGCACGAGTCAATCTGCCAGCGCATAATCTTAACGATTGGTACGATGCTTTTGACGTAAAACCGAAGGACAAGCTTTATATTCCGCCCGAACAGCGGGTTGTGATCTGGTAA